A window from Anser cygnoides isolate HZ-2024a breed goose chromosome 1, Taihu_goose_T2T_genome, whole genome shotgun sequence encodes these proteins:
- the SCAF4 gene encoding SR-related and CTD-associated factor 4 isoform X2 — MEAVNAFNQELFSLMEMKPPISRAKMILITKAAIKAIKLYKHVVQIVEKFIKKCKPEYKVPGLYVIDSIVRQSRHQFGTDKDVFGPRFSKNITATFQYLYLCPSEDKSKIVRVLNLWQKNGVFKIEIIQPLLDMAAGTSTAAPMTENAANNEGSPPPPAKVASEPPQVTANSVPTMPQLPSSDAFAAVAQLFQTTQGQQLQQILQTFQQPQKPQSPVIDNTVMAQVQAITAQLKTTASQPQEQKAAFAPPEQKTSFDKKLLDRFDYDDEPEAVEDSKKEDSAPSPSVSQPAFGFPGEGIQQPVFPQLPNMDPFQQRMMGMQQDPMRHQVPLPPNGQMPGFGLLPTPQFPPMAQPVIPPAAPVQQTFQSPFPVQSESHMQKPHQQDMEVEQPPIQEGKRHISDSRKSRSRSASRSPKRRRSRSGSRSRRSRHRRSRSRSRDRRRHSPKSRSQERRERERERERRSKGLPQIKSETVSVCSTTLWVGQLDKRTTQQDVGSLLEEFGPIESINMIPPRGCAYIVMVHRQDAYRALQKLSRGNFKVNQKSIKIAWALNKGIKPDYKQYWDVELGVTYIPWDKVKPEDLESFCEGGMLDNETLSPEWKGIPKKSENEVAQNGGAEATHNEPVSPIPKALPVPIPVPMPAPITVPPPQVPPHPSGPPVVGALQPPAFTAPLGIPPPGFAPGVPPPPPPPFLRPGFNPMHLPPGFLPPGPPPPITPPVSVPHTPAVNIPNSTAAGVNEDTTKDASVGNPIPTVVSGSRGNAETSDSSKIYGTVPPPVAPTNVPAPVTQAIPLLGTQGVAPPPPAPVVGLQTPSTGLLGARPGLIPLQRPPGMPPPPLQRFPLMPPRHMPPHMMHRGPPPGPGGFGMPPPHGMKTPFPPPGHFVRPGGMPGSGGPGGPEDNRDGRQFRNDRQTFTPNRDQERFGRRSFGNRVENDRERYGNRNDDRDHERLGNRERREWGRRSPERDRHRDLEDRNRRSSGHRDRERDSRDRESRRDKEENRGKEKAEMTDRADGDKNHESHGGKMEDADIVSELPKGESEPSGVKPDEALTSEATSSVEQAEKDMGSVAEAPR, encoded by the exons ctcTTTTCATTGATGGAGATGAAACCTCCTATTTCCCGAGCAAAAATGATTCTCATCACAAAAGCTGCCATTAAAGCTATTAAG ctctACAAACACGTTGTCCAGATTGTAGAGAAGTTTATcaaaaag tgcaaaCCAGAATATAAAGTCCCTGGATTGTATGTTATTGACTCTATTGTTCGTCAGTCTCGTCACCAGTTTGGAACGGACAAGGATGTCTTTGGGCCAAGATTCTCTAAAAATATTACTGCCACATTCCAGTATTTGTATCTCTGTCCATCTGAAGACAAG AGTAAAATAGTCCGTGTCCTGAACCTTTGGCAGAAAAatggtgtttttaaaattgaGATCATTCAACCCCTTCTGGATATGGCAGCAGGAACTAGTACTGCTGCTCCAATGACAGAAAATGCTGCTAATAATGAAG GTTCACCGCCCCCTCCAGCAAAGGTTGCTTCGGAGCCCCCTCAAGTCACTGCTAATTCAGTACCGACAATGCCACAGTTGCCCAGTTCTGATGCCTTTGCAGCTGTAGCTCAGTTGTTTCAAACAACGCAAGGACAGCAG cttcaGCAAATTCTTCAGACTTTTCAGCAGCCTCAAAAACCCCAGTCACCGGTCATAGATAACACTGTGATGGCTCAGGTTCAAGCTATTACTGCTCAGTTGAAAACTACAGCATCACAACCACAAGAACAAAAAGCTGCTTTCGCACCACCTGAGCAAAAAACATCCTTTGACAAA AAGCTGCTAGATCGGTTTGACTACGATGATGAGCCAGAAGCAGTGGAAGATTCAAAGAAAGAAGATTCAGCTCCTTCTCCTTCAGTTTCTCAGCCAGCttt TGGATTTCCAGGAGAAGGTATACAACAGCCAGTATTTCCTCAACTCCCAAATATGGATCCTTTTCAGCAGCGAATGATGGGAATGCAACAGGATCCAATGCGCCACCAG GTCCCACTTCCTCCTAATGGGCAAATGCCAGGTTTTGGTCTTCTGCCTACCCCACAGTTTCCACCAATGGCTCAGCCTGTGATTCCGCCAGCAGCACCTgtgcagcaaacttttcagtcTCCTTTCCCAGTACAGAGTGAATCACACATGCAAAAACCCCATCAGCAG GACATGGAAGTGGAACAGCCACCTATTCAAGAAGGAAAACGACATATTTCTGACAGCAGAAAGTCAAGATCTAGATCTGCCTCAAG GTCACCTAAAAGGAGGCGTTCGAGATCGGGCTCACGCTCTCGAAGGTCACGTCATCGTCGGTCTCGATCACGGTCCAGAGATAGACGCCGACACTCTCCTAAGTCTCGGTCACAAGAGAGACGTGAACgtgagagggagagagaacGTAGATCAAAAGGCCTTCCGCAGATCAAATCAGAAACTGTTAGTG TTTGTAGTACTACGCTTTGGGTAGGACAACTTGACAAAAGGACTACGCAACAGGATGTTGGCAGTCTTTTGGAGGAGTTTGGCCCAATTGAGTCAATAAAT atgATACCGCCTAGAGGATGTGCCTATATTGTAATGGTCCACAGACAAGATGCTTATCGTGCCCTACAAAAGTTGAGCCGAGGCAACTTCAAAGTCAATCAGAAATCTATAAAG attgCATGGGCTTTGAATAAGGGAATAAAGCCAGATTACAAGCAGTATTGGGATGTAGAATTAGGTGTTACTTACATACCATGGGACAAAGTGAAACCTGAAGATCTTGAAAGTTTCTGTGAAGGAGGAATGTTGGACAATGAAACTCTTAGTCCAG AGTGGAAGGGAATTCCCAAGAAGTCTGAAAATGAAGTAGCTCAAAATGGAGGTGCAGAAGCTACACATAATGAACCAGTGTCACCTATACCTAAAGCTTTACCTGTTCCAATTCCCGTTCCCATGCCTGCACCAATTACAGTACCTCCTCCACAG GTTCCACCACATCCATCAGGTCCTCCTGTGGTTGGTGCGCTCCAACCTCCTGCTTTCACAGCGCCTTTAGGAATCCCACCTCCTGGCTTTGCTCCTGGCGtgccaccgccaccaccacctccattTTTACGACCTGGTTTTAACCCAATGCATTTACCTCCAG GCTTCCTTCCTCCTGGACCACCACCACCTATAACTCCCCCAGTATCTGTTCCTCACACTCCAGCAGTAAACATCCCAAACT CTACAGCAGCTGGAGTCAATGAAGACACTACAAAAGATGCATCTGTAGGAAATCCCATCCCAACAGTGGTTTCTGGATCCAGAGGAAATGCTGAAACTAGTGATAGTTCCAAAATATATGGGACTGTTCCACCTCCCGTAGCACCTACTAATGTACCTGCTCCTGTCACCCAAGCTATTCCGCTTCTTG GCACCCAAGGCGTCGCGCCACCCCCGCCCGCCCCTGTTGTTGGGTTGCAGACTCCATCCACCGGCCTCCTGGGCGCGCGGCCCGGTTTGATACCACTCCAGCGACCGCCAGGGAtgcccccgccgcccctgcAACGCTTCCCCCTGATGCCGCCGCGCCACATGCCTCCCCACATGATGCACAGAGGGCCCcctccggggccggggggctttGGGATGCCTCCTCCTCACGGGATGAAAACCCCCTTCCCGCCGCCGGGCCACTTTGTGAGGCCCGGGGGGATGCCGGGCAGCGGAGGGCCGGGCGGACCTGAGGATAACCGAGACGGGAGGCAGTTCAGGAACGACAGGCAGACGTTCACTCCCAACAGAGACCAGGAGAGGTTCGGAAGGAGATCTTTTGGGAATCGGGTAGAGAACGATCGCGAGCGCTACGGCAACCGCAACGATGACAGAGATCACGAGCGACTCGGTAATCGGGAAAGGAGAGAGTGGGGAAGAAGAAGCCCCGAGCGCGATAGGCATAGAGACTTGGAGGACAGAAATAGGCGGTCCAGTGGACATcgagacagagagagagattctAGAGATAGGGAGTCTCGTAGAGACAAGGAAGAGAACCGAGGCAAGGAGAAAGCCGAGATGACAGACAGGGCAGATGGCGACAAAAACCATGAATCTCATGGTGGCAAAATGGAGGACGCAGACATTGTTTCAGAACTTCCTAAAGGAGAGTCTGAACCTTCAGGTGTAAAACCTGACGAAGCGTTAACATCTGAGGCTACCTCATCTGTGGAACAAGCTGAAAAGGATATGGGCTCAGTTGCCGAGGCTCCTCGTTAG
- the SCAF4 gene encoding SR-related and CTD-associated factor 4 isoform X1 produces MEAVNAFNQELFSLMEMKPPISRAKMILITKAAIKAIKLYKHVVQIVEKFIKKCKPEYKVPGLYVIDSIVRQSRHQFGTDKDVFGPRFSKNITATFQYLYLCPSEDKSKIVRVLNLWQKNGVFKIEIIQPLLDMAAGTSTAAPMTENAANNEGSPPPPAKVASEPPQVTANSVPTMPQLPSSDAFAAVAQLFQTTQGQQLQQILQTFQQPQKPQSPVIDNTVMAQVQAITAQLKTTASQPQEQKAAFAPPEQKTSFDKKLLDRFDYDDEPEAVEDSKKEDSAPSPSVSQPALTSLSFSAQTGWCSIPGGFPGEGIQQPVFPQLPNMDPFQQRMMGMQQDPMRHQVPLPPNGQMPGFGLLPTPQFPPMAQPVIPPAAPVQQTFQSPFPVQSESHMQKPHQQDMEVEQPPIQEGKRHISDSRKSRSRSASRSPKRRRSRSGSRSRRSRHRRSRSRSRDRRRHSPKSRSQERRERERERERRSKGLPQIKSETVSVCSTTLWVGQLDKRTTQQDVGSLLEEFGPIESINMIPPRGCAYIVMVHRQDAYRALQKLSRGNFKVNQKSIKIAWALNKGIKPDYKQYWDVELGVTYIPWDKVKPEDLESFCEGGMLDNETLSPEWKGIPKKSENEVAQNGGAEATHNEPVSPIPKALPVPIPVPMPAPITVPPPQVPPHPSGPPVVGALQPPAFTAPLGIPPPGFAPGVPPPPPPPFLRPGFNPMHLPPGFLPPGPPPPITPPVSVPHTPAVNIPNSTAAGVNEDTTKDASVGNPIPTVVSGSRGNAETSDSSKIYGTVPPPVAPTNVPAPVTQAIPLLGTQGVAPPPPAPVVGLQTPSTGLLGARPGLIPLQRPPGMPPPPLQRFPLMPPRHMPPHMMHRGPPPGPGGFGMPPPHGMKTPFPPPGHFVRPGGMPGSGGPGGPEDNRDGRQFRNDRQTFTPNRDQERFGRRSFGNRVENDRERYGNRNDDRDHERLGNRERREWGRRSPERDRHRDLEDRNRRSSGHRDRERDSRDRESRRDKEENRGKEKAEMTDRADGDKNHESHGGKMEDADIVSELPKGESEPSGVKPDEALTSEATSSVEQAEKDMGSVAEAPR; encoded by the exons ctcTTTTCATTGATGGAGATGAAACCTCCTATTTCCCGAGCAAAAATGATTCTCATCACAAAAGCTGCCATTAAAGCTATTAAG ctctACAAACACGTTGTCCAGATTGTAGAGAAGTTTATcaaaaag tgcaaaCCAGAATATAAAGTCCCTGGATTGTATGTTATTGACTCTATTGTTCGTCAGTCTCGTCACCAGTTTGGAACGGACAAGGATGTCTTTGGGCCAAGATTCTCTAAAAATATTACTGCCACATTCCAGTATTTGTATCTCTGTCCATCTGAAGACAAG AGTAAAATAGTCCGTGTCCTGAACCTTTGGCAGAAAAatggtgtttttaaaattgaGATCATTCAACCCCTTCTGGATATGGCAGCAGGAACTAGTACTGCTGCTCCAATGACAGAAAATGCTGCTAATAATGAAG GTTCACCGCCCCCTCCAGCAAAGGTTGCTTCGGAGCCCCCTCAAGTCACTGCTAATTCAGTACCGACAATGCCACAGTTGCCCAGTTCTGATGCCTTTGCAGCTGTAGCTCAGTTGTTTCAAACAACGCAAGGACAGCAG cttcaGCAAATTCTTCAGACTTTTCAGCAGCCTCAAAAACCCCAGTCACCGGTCATAGATAACACTGTGATGGCTCAGGTTCAAGCTATTACTGCTCAGTTGAAAACTACAGCATCACAACCACAAGAACAAAAAGCTGCTTTCGCACCACCTGAGCAAAAAACATCCTTTGACAAA AAGCTGCTAGATCGGTTTGACTACGATGATGAGCCAGAAGCAGTGGAAGATTCAAAGAAAGAAGATTCAGCTCCTTCTCCTTCAGTTTCTCAGCCAGCttt GACCTCTCTCTCATTCAGTGCACAGACTGGATGGTGCTCAATACCTGG TGGATTTCCAGGAGAAGGTATACAACAGCCAGTATTTCCTCAACTCCCAAATATGGATCCTTTTCAGCAGCGAATGATGGGAATGCAACAGGATCCAATGCGCCACCAG GTCCCACTTCCTCCTAATGGGCAAATGCCAGGTTTTGGTCTTCTGCCTACCCCACAGTTTCCACCAATGGCTCAGCCTGTGATTCCGCCAGCAGCACCTgtgcagcaaacttttcagtcTCCTTTCCCAGTACAGAGTGAATCACACATGCAAAAACCCCATCAGCAG GACATGGAAGTGGAACAGCCACCTATTCAAGAAGGAAAACGACATATTTCTGACAGCAGAAAGTCAAGATCTAGATCTGCCTCAAG GTCACCTAAAAGGAGGCGTTCGAGATCGGGCTCACGCTCTCGAAGGTCACGTCATCGTCGGTCTCGATCACGGTCCAGAGATAGACGCCGACACTCTCCTAAGTCTCGGTCACAAGAGAGACGTGAACgtgagagggagagagaacGTAGATCAAAAGGCCTTCCGCAGATCAAATCAGAAACTGTTAGTG TTTGTAGTACTACGCTTTGGGTAGGACAACTTGACAAAAGGACTACGCAACAGGATGTTGGCAGTCTTTTGGAGGAGTTTGGCCCAATTGAGTCAATAAAT atgATACCGCCTAGAGGATGTGCCTATATTGTAATGGTCCACAGACAAGATGCTTATCGTGCCCTACAAAAGTTGAGCCGAGGCAACTTCAAAGTCAATCAGAAATCTATAAAG attgCATGGGCTTTGAATAAGGGAATAAAGCCAGATTACAAGCAGTATTGGGATGTAGAATTAGGTGTTACTTACATACCATGGGACAAAGTGAAACCTGAAGATCTTGAAAGTTTCTGTGAAGGAGGAATGTTGGACAATGAAACTCTTAGTCCAG AGTGGAAGGGAATTCCCAAGAAGTCTGAAAATGAAGTAGCTCAAAATGGAGGTGCAGAAGCTACACATAATGAACCAGTGTCACCTATACCTAAAGCTTTACCTGTTCCAATTCCCGTTCCCATGCCTGCACCAATTACAGTACCTCCTCCACAG GTTCCACCACATCCATCAGGTCCTCCTGTGGTTGGTGCGCTCCAACCTCCTGCTTTCACAGCGCCTTTAGGAATCCCACCTCCTGGCTTTGCTCCTGGCGtgccaccgccaccaccacctccattTTTACGACCTGGTTTTAACCCAATGCATTTACCTCCAG GCTTCCTTCCTCCTGGACCACCACCACCTATAACTCCCCCAGTATCTGTTCCTCACACTCCAGCAGTAAACATCCCAAACT CTACAGCAGCTGGAGTCAATGAAGACACTACAAAAGATGCATCTGTAGGAAATCCCATCCCAACAGTGGTTTCTGGATCCAGAGGAAATGCTGAAACTAGTGATAGTTCCAAAATATATGGGACTGTTCCACCTCCCGTAGCACCTACTAATGTACCTGCTCCTGTCACCCAAGCTATTCCGCTTCTTG GCACCCAAGGCGTCGCGCCACCCCCGCCCGCCCCTGTTGTTGGGTTGCAGACTCCATCCACCGGCCTCCTGGGCGCGCGGCCCGGTTTGATACCACTCCAGCGACCGCCAGGGAtgcccccgccgcccctgcAACGCTTCCCCCTGATGCCGCCGCGCCACATGCCTCCCCACATGATGCACAGAGGGCCCcctccggggccggggggctttGGGATGCCTCCTCCTCACGGGATGAAAACCCCCTTCCCGCCGCCGGGCCACTTTGTGAGGCCCGGGGGGATGCCGGGCAGCGGAGGGCCGGGCGGACCTGAGGATAACCGAGACGGGAGGCAGTTCAGGAACGACAGGCAGACGTTCACTCCCAACAGAGACCAGGAGAGGTTCGGAAGGAGATCTTTTGGGAATCGGGTAGAGAACGATCGCGAGCGCTACGGCAACCGCAACGATGACAGAGATCACGAGCGACTCGGTAATCGGGAAAGGAGAGAGTGGGGAAGAAGAAGCCCCGAGCGCGATAGGCATAGAGACTTGGAGGACAGAAATAGGCGGTCCAGTGGACATcgagacagagagagagattctAGAGATAGGGAGTCTCGTAGAGACAAGGAAGAGAACCGAGGCAAGGAGAAAGCCGAGATGACAGACAGGGCAGATGGCGACAAAAACCATGAATCTCATGGTGGCAAAATGGAGGACGCAGACATTGTTTCAGAACTTCCTAAAGGAGAGTCTGAACCTTCAGGTGTAAAACCTGACGAAGCGTTAACATCTGAGGCTACCTCATCTGTGGAACAAGCTGAAAAGGATATGGGCTCAGTTGCCGAGGCTCCTCGTTAG